aaatttctgcctttcttggcagacccctgtccttcaaaccagaaCAGTGGGTCTCATGTGCTCTCCTCTCTGCCGCTGCTGATGACACGTCCCCATCGTGGTCCATGCCCTACTGTTCTACATTTTACTGGCTGCATGCGTGCATTCAAAGTGCAGCCTTGTCCTGGACATTTCTTCTGATATGCTTATCTATGTCTGGCACATCCGTGGCATCAGCtgtttctccttcttctcctttcctttgtCGGAGGTGACAGTGGTGCCTAAGTGCAGAGCCCTCAGTACTCTCCAGACCTCCTGTGCATGTGAGACACGCCTCAGCGATCTCAGCTGAGCCGGTGTGTTGATGACCTCAGGAAGGCTTTGCTCATAGTCTGCAGGTCCTTCTGCTCCTACTGATTCCTCTGTGCTTGGTTCCTggtcctgctcctcctctgggTATTCAAATGGTTTCTGGACCATAATCAGGGCCTTCTTAACAACCTCAGTACGGATGCAGTCATTGTAGTGCAGGAATACTGGAGTGTCAGCTCTAGGACCGTGGGTCTTGTGTGTTTGCCTgtctgcccctgctgctgggggtgtcactgctgaTGACACATTCGCTTTGTCTTTCATGCCCTGCTGTTCCACAGTCTGCTGGCTGGGTGCATGCTCCTGGACATCTCTGCCGATACACTTGGCTGTGTCTAGCACATCTGCGCCATCAGCTCTCAgctccttcttttcttctgtgctggAGGTTCTTTTTGAGCTTAAGCGCAGAGCTCTCAGTGATCTCCAGACAAGCCTCAGCCACCTCTGTCGAGCCAGGCTGTTGATGACCATAGGTGCAGGAAGGCTTTGGGCACAGTCTAGAGGTCTTTCTGCCATTCTTGATCCCTCTGCACTtagttcctgctcctgctgttcctTTGGGTATTCGAATGGTTTCTGGACCACAAGCACAGCCTTTTTCACCACCTCTGTCCAGATGTAGTCATTGTAGTCCAGAAGTACCAAAGCATCAGCTCTGCAACTGTGGTTCTCATGTGCTTGCCTCTTTGCCCCATCTGCAGTGGGTGTCACTGCTAATGACACATCCCCATTGTGTTTCATGACCGGCTGTTCCCTAATCTGCTGGCTGGATGCATGCATCCCAAATGCAGCCTTATCCTGGACAGTTCTGGTATGTTCAACTACGTTTAGCACATAGCTGACATCAGCTATAaactccttcccctccttctcctcctttcctgcattagctgtggcagcagctgctaaGCGCAGAGCCCTCAGTATTCCCCAGACCCCAAGTGCTCTTGCAACAAGCTTCAGCCATTTCACCCGAGCTAGTGTGTGGATGACAGCAGGTGCAGAAAGGTTTTGGGCATAGTCGGCAGGTCCTTCTGCTCTTGTTGATTCCTCTGTGCTGAGTTTCTggtcctgctcctcctctggaTGTTGGAGCGATTTCTGGACTGTGAGCACGGCCTTCTTATCCACCTCAGTCTGGATGTAGTCATTGTGCTCCAGGAATAGCGGTACATCAGCTGTGCCACTGTGCACGGTATGTTCTGGCCTCTCTGTCCCATCTCCTGGGGCTATTACTCTCATCCCCCTACCAGTGCCTTGCTCCAGGTCTCCCTGTTCTTCACTTTGCACCTCAGATCCCTTAATCATAATTTTAGCTTTGCTCAAGAGCTCATCTCTCATatccagggctgtgtccagaaGAGCCAGACCAGaagctgtggggctgtgtgggccATGTGCCAGGctcacagcctctgctgctctggctcttaCTGCCAGTGGTGAATCCATGCTGTGTGCCAGGTACTCCTGCTGTTCCCACTCTCCTCTCCTGTGCATTGCACTGAAGGAGCTGGGCAAAGCCCGTGGGTCACTGTTGAAGACAGATGTCCTTCTCTCTTGAGCCAGGGCGTTGACGACTGTGGGAGAAGGAGATCTGAAGGGAGGTCCTGCAGGTGTTCgtgcttctgctgcttccttcctgcacagctccaggactgactctgcttctgccagctgctggccaCGACCCTGTTTCACAGGGTGCTCCATGTCCAGGCCCTCAGCCCTGATGGATTGGGCTGACTCTGCCAGAACAGGCTCTTTGCTGCCTGTTGGGTCCTGCCTCTTTTGCTCTTCTTTGCCTTGCGCAGCAATTAAGGCCTTCTCTAGAACATTCAGCGCCTTCCTGCGCAACATCTGGCTCCCTTCTGCCAGGATATCCAGGAAGGTAGAAAAAGGGATGCTGTAGGTGAAGGCCTGACCTGGATCTGGGCCAcctgctgcctcttcccctACCAGGCAGCgctcttcctcagctgctggggtggcagTGGCTCTGCCATCCTCTCCTTCATCCTCTTCATCTAGGGGACATTCCTTGACCTCAGATCCTTCTGGTCGGCCACTTGCTCCTCTTCTCTCATCTGTTGGGCAGCTGAGACCCTccttgggagcaggagaggagcgTTTGCTGTCCTGCAGGCCCAAGGAATTGACAAGTTGATGAACAGGAGATGACCCAATGTCATCTGTCCCTTGACCCAGCTCTGTGTCTACTGTGTCTTCCCATACCCCTTTCCAGACAGCTCTGGACCAACAGCGTCTTCACACTTCTGCTCCTTGCTCCAGGCCACTGGCTCACTGCTTGCAGCTTgggctcccagctgtgccagtggcACCTGATGGTTTATGGTGCCCTCAGCGAACCTCCTACCCgtcacctggggctgctgtggtgCGGTGTAGCCCATCCTCCGTGCCACGCCTGTGGTCCTGTCCCATCCAGTCTcagcccatcccattccctcaTTGGcactcacctgcccaggtgtgtcagtgAGAGCCCTAGAGCGCCTCAGTGAGGAACCCTGTCCTCGGCTCTGTGGCTCTCTGTTCTCCAGgccatcctgctgctgtcctgagcCGTGGGCCCCAAAGCTCCTGTTTGGCTCCTCTGAGGGCCTCCTCTTGAAGGACATCCTGACCTCCTTCAAAACAGGCCCGTGCCACAAAGGGCTTTGGTGGCACTCAATGTGCACCGATGCAAGCCCtgcttgtggctgctggtggccTGTCCCTACATCTGCATCCCTTCTCAGGGAAGCCGATACAGACATGGGGCCTGCCTGGGCAAACTCAGCTGCTGGCAAATTCTCCATGCTGCCTGTGGTGTCTTCTGCCacctgtcactgtcaccctggagagctgctgcctcgGGAGAGAGCTGCTGTCCTAGGGCTGGGCACCCGAGGGCTCTCTGCTCCTTAAATACCCTCACTGTCTGAGTGGGGCCACGCATCACAATGGCCTCTGGTTGTTATGGCCACAGCATCACACAGGGCCACTGTCACACAGGACCAAGTCCCAGCTTTGCCTTCCTGTTCTCTGATGCTGTCTTAGAATGACAGTGAAGAACTTAAATGGTACAGGAACAAGATGAGATGGGAGGATcagctttttttcatttttggattTCAACTTTGCTACGCATTGCCTCAGCAAGAAGGACCCAAATAAATAACAGTCCAGAAAcatcagaaagagagaagaagaaagagatgCTGGTTGTTATTTATGTGTTTGTCTGATAGACACTCCTCATCCACAAGCATTAAGTTTTAGTAAGTTTTATTTGGGAAGCAAGAAATCCTCTAGGCAGAACTTGAGGTCATGGCTATGTAACTAGAGGTCTCTTCCTCCACCTGTCTCCTGACTCTGGAGTTCACTCTTCTTTTGCCCTTTCCAGCTACTTTGAAGCTTTTATATGACTCTCCCTGACATCCGCTCAATCAAAGTCCCGCCAGAATTCAGCATCTTCTTCTGAATTACTGTAAGGGCTGTTGTAGCCTTCACTATGCACTGAGACAGAAATGACACTGACCTTTGGAGGACTTCTACAACTGAACATCGCTCACTCCTTTTTGTGGAATTCGGCAAGTAGAACTGGCTTGAGCTCCAAAGCCCCAGCTTTTGACTGGGGATGACTCTAATTAACTAGAATccttttcattcccttttcAGATCTGAGGCACTTTTCTTCAACACACTAAAGAGGGCACAAACGAATCACATCATAGCACAGGGCTTTCCTCCCCACCATCTGTCCTtgaggaataaaaaagaaagccttGGATCAAGACATGCAAGTCTGCCAGCACACATTACAGAGACAGCTCAAGGTGTCGGCACGGATGTGGAGAGAAGAGGGACAGAAACTGAACAAAGTTTTTGCATTGCTGGTTGAACCAACCCAAATACACAGCTCCTCATCATCTAACAGAAAACTGTGTTGGCCTTAGCTGTATTTTCAGCTCTCAGTCCATGTACTAGGCTCACACAAGTGACATGCTCAAGATGTGCTCTTGAGGCTTAGGGACATCAGGATGATAAGTTTCTCTTCCCCCTTCAACACGAGGCACACACCACTAGATGGCATTCAAAGCATCAGCTATAAAGTTCACTGAAGTCGTGCTTTCTTTGACCTTGTTAATAATAAGTTAAAGGAAGCCATTATGTGCCCAGAGGATCGTGATGTTTTATTCAGTGAAATCTTAAATAATAATACTAGTGCCTCGAGGGAATCTTGAAACAGAAGTTGTCTGGCTAAAGggcatttctctctctgtggtGCTATGAAAAGCAGGAGTTGCAGATGaagtgaaatataaaataaccCAGATACATTccaatgagaaaaataaataatgaaaatgggggaaaaaagtagtAGTCTGTGGAGATGCAAGCTACAAAGCTACATTCAACATACATGCAGTTATATGTATTTTATCCCTATATATATGCCATTTGACAGGGCCAAGAGCAGAAAGCCTGGattccaaacaaaaccaaggcTGAACAGATATCATGAGCTCAGGGGTTTTTATCTATCTGGAACTACATTATTCattcatacagaaaataatttttatttaaaaacaggaaGAATAAGGTCCTAATTACAGTATAATGCAGAAGCACTCTAAAGTTTCTGCTTTCTCACTCTTCTTACAACTTCCTTCTGCTTGTCTTCTTCAGGCCCACAGAAATGTAAATACACACACCCACAATTAGTTTCAAAGAGAATATATATATAGGAATCAGCCAGGTAGGTGTGTTCAGATGTAGTTTTATGCTACCTTGgtgcatttctttaaaagactTACTAAGACTCCTGGGAAAACCAGGGGGGACACCACTCCTGATTCTGTCTTTCCAAGAGCATTCTCAATTCTGCCTGTGGCAAGAGGCATGGGAAAAGGATTTTAAGTCAACTCTTGCAGTGCCTGTAAAGATGAGTTATTAGACTTGTACTATTATACAGTCCTTGAGTTGTAATAGAGAAATCACAGGTCAATAAAGTATTAAAAGCCTCTGTAATCAAAATAGGGAACCTAGTCTTTTATCCAAGAACATGGATAAAATAATACCTAGAAACACAAACAAGACGTGGCTTCAGCATATGTTTCTGAAGGAGGATGAAGACATGTAATGGTCATTATGTCCAGTTTTTAGTTTATTCAAAGTGGTCTTGATTCATCATAAAGTAAAAGCCAGATTGTTAGGAGCTAAAGAGAAATGGATGTACTTCTAGGTTGGTGGAACATATCACCCTCTGGAGTAGTGAGAAAAATCAGAGACCAGGGTAAGTAAGAACTTGTCAATAAGCcagaatttctgttttgatttttcaaagGTTTAAATTCCTTTACCATGTGAAGTACCTCAAAGGTAGGCAGCAAATGCTTTCAATGACAGTGTGCACTCTGTGTTTCCCGTATAAGTCTGACTTCACTGTGATATGTAACCCTTTCCACAAAAATCAGCATTtacaatttctattttatgaCTTACTTAAAAGACTGCAAAATTTTTGTTACATTGAAATACATAGAGGCCAAAATATGTAAGTAATTCAGGTACTACATGTGCAGCTGATTATCTGAGTGAAGCACAACAGAAAATTCACTGtgttaatatttttacaaatgcTACAGGTATATGGACTAGTGGATTCCCTGTTGAACTATATTGGTACTTTCTCAGCATGGAAACCTTCAGACACCTTTTGAAATAATGTAttgttgaaaaagaaaagatgaaacatTCAGTACAGCTCAGTATAGCACAGTGGTCTTTGTAATACACCATTTATATTACCTTTCCTGATTATCTTCAGGGGCATATGAAATTATATTGGAATGTTGCGTTTACTTCAATAAAATTAATACAAGCCATAGATTGTGATATGTTTTCACTTCAACTGGATTAGGAGTAGAAAACATAGAAAACCACACTGTTGATAAAGGAAAATCCATTTGGTTATTTTATATAAGCACCTGTTTCTTGTGCAAGGGCAGATTAGTTACCTGAAATAGATCTGGCAGAATGTGCCTAGCTTATTTTCACCTGTTCATGAGGAATCTTATTACAGATTGAgaaattaagagaataaaacaaGTTTATAGCCAGGTTAAGTTAGTCCAGATGTTGGTTGTTGTCTTGATTTGAAAGAgaggtgtctgctaagaaaggcaggaggtCTTTCTTGAAATTAacaatgtaaaccccctccctccaaattattatcattttaataattaagatgctctcaggcaaagatatgggaataggaataacagttttttacaagaaaaattaaattaaaaatacagtaatacaaaaagaaaccaaaacactgacagagtcagaatacaagctgacaccctgtcagtcagggtgttggtagcagtccagttaaatggtggctgcagtcctcctggagtgacagatgtggctTTGTTGAAGCAATGGTCCagtagaagggtgcagttttcctccacacaatgggatgatgtaattttatcagtcatacagtgggactcaatggaCCATTAACACAAGGTATCTCCCTGGAagaaggatgggttgtggaagagataaagaacaCCATCCAACCTGGTTTCAACAggtggtgatagaatacataaTTCTGGttacatcctgcattgcaacccaagacattATCTGCCCCTTATTCTATTACCATCTGCATCATACCCAAATCAGTGCCTTCTTTAGACTCTACGATGAAACCTTACACACAGTGCTCACTTCAGATTAGATTTCTCTTTGGTACACAATGGGtttctccatctttctgcattatccaccaagtGTAACCgggtccttgagcaaagacaatcccacagATGGGTTTGCCCTTGCCTGAGGTGGGACTAATCCAAACAATCTTTTCTAAAATACCTTTCATGTGTGCCAcagggactttatctccatccagTGTGTGCAAGGGttcagactgggcaggaccagTTTGATTGATGGACTCTCAGGTGTTGACCATTCATTTGGTAAGGTAATTTCCGAAATTCTAAAGGTTCTCCTACCAAGTGCCTTCAGGGTAGTTATAAGTAGTCCCTTGCACCATTTaactttcccagcagctggtgcatgAAAAGGGATGTGATATATCCACTCAATACCGTATTCTCTGGCCCTGTTGTTAATAAGGCCGTTCTTGAAGTGGATtccattgtctgactcaattctcaCAGGGATGTCTCCACAGGACTTGCTTTTCAAGACCCAAGATGGTGTTCTGAGCAGTGGCCGTGAGGCACAGGGTAGATTTCCAACATCCAGTGGTGGCTTTCCCCACAGTCAGCACGTGGTGTTTGTCTTGGTAGGTTTGAGacagtgtgatatagtcaatctgccagaCCTCCCCGTACTGAAAtttggaccaccgccccccataccagaggggcttcacccgcttggcctgcttgatggctTGATGGTGTCACAGCCATGGGTAACCTGAAAAATACTGTCCATGGCTAAATCCACCCCTTGGTCTTGTGCCCACTTACAGGTGGCGTCTCTGCCCTGgtgacctgaggcatcatgggtGCCCATCAAGCCAGGAACAGCTCTCCCTCTTGTTGCCAGCCTAAATCTATTGATTAGTCCGGTACTGTCAGCAGTGCACTGTTGAGGTGGCAATTGGTGCCTGTTACTCTTCAACCTTTAGAAGTCCCACTacagatgggttttctgatagtccaggcaaggtgttcaatTTCTTAATGCCCTCTGCCTCTAtagcagctattccaaaagcccacctgaatCCCATTGGGTCTTTGTAATAGTCATTTCAGAGGAATTCTGTGCCCAAAATACACAGAGCCTCTGGGCCAGTCATAATAGAACGTTTCTGCCTTCCCAGTTAGGCTCacctcagcttccagcagagTCAATTCCTGCAATGACCCCAGCAATGGAAACAGGTTCTGCCCCCACCTCTCCTGATGGTATTAGGGCACACTGTGAACCAGTGATGCAGCCCGGGCTAGCTCACTGAGGCACACCGGTGCCGCACCAGGTGTGGTGAACTGCCCCAGATTAAGGTTTTCCTGGAGGCAGAACCCTTGAGCCAATTGCTCCTTGATGTGCTTGGCATCTGGGATTTTGTAAAGGAGGTGAGGGAGGCTCTCAGCTTCTGAGGTTCCAATAGGTTTATTGGGGTTGGATGGTTCGGGGGCAAAGAGCCCCAAGCTCTGCTGCACTCAGGATTATATACGGGAGCAAATCAGGGGATGGGTAAGAGCAATTTACCAACAAGGGATCCTTAGGGGAGGAGTGGAGGGCAGGGTCTTACAGGGTTACAACCAATGAGGGAAGCAGGGGGAggagtgtcctggtttgaaggacaggtgtctgctgataaaggcagaagtttttctttgaaatagagacttaAATTCCACTCCctccaagtattataattgtttgaatcaagaactctgaggcagagataagagGGTAagaataacagctcttttattaatatatctaaccgtacaagcaaaaacaacagcagttgttaaaattagcaacaaaacagaacagattactcggttccagtcctttctttacctgcaggcacactctctctgcaCTCAGTCCTGGTGCTCCAGATGGGCAATGCCcaacagctgcagagagcaggcggGAGTGGAGGCGGGAGGGGGCAGCAGCGGCCAcgccggtctcgggtgggaatggctgcagcgggcagctcctcactcacCATTTGTGTGCGGGTGGTCAGCAGTGTtctcagaggcaggaggctgcaggggggaagatgcagggcaggtgatcacaaagggtctggctctcctgcattTGGCCACATGATTGCAGATGGGGGGTCCTCCTTTGAGCTCCATGGAAACACAAGTCGCCCCTCCAGAAGCTGCTCCCACCcaccccttttgtctagagtcgtCAAAGGTCCTGGGTATAACCCACCAAGCTCCATTAGTgtgataatgggaaaaattctttaaattgacacagtaatagaaaaacactcaaccccctACAAAGACAAAGGGTCACATGGGCCAACGCCACAGGGGTGAAACAATTAGGCATTGTCCCAGGGTAGGATTGACAAGGAAGGTACTGGAACAAGGGGCAGAGTTGCAAtgatggacagggaaggggTTGGGGCAAGGGGTGGGGAATGCCAAACAGGGTAGTTTTAGTGGTGGAGATAACTTGGGGACAAACCATCTGGGGAAAACGTGGCGTACATAGGAACAAACCATTATAACAATCAACTGGATAAAATAAACATGCGACACAAGTAATACTTTATATTTCTGTAGCTCCGATGTGCCAGACCATCAGATCCATACTGTCCAAAAGACCCAGTTTTCCTGTGCTTCTCCCTGCCTAGAGGCAGGGCCCCCCTAGCCCTAGTTACTATTTCCTTCCTGGGCATACATACTAGAGATTCCCTTCAAGGGGATCCAACAGATCATCCTTCTGTAATACCCAGCACTTTGATTGTGAaaggttgaggctaccttcactTTAGTAGAACTCCCTTGGTTAGTGTTTTCCTCTCTGAGCCAACGCACTcatgctgccaggacagaagtgggtttcccatcccactTTCCCATGCCTTCCCCATGGTCACGCAGAAAGAATCACAGGTCAGCTTGTGGGGTGCATCCTCTCTTCCTAGCTGGGGGGCGTTGGGTTTTAGATTTGGGGCCTGTGACTTGTACTGGTGCCTCACTGGtcttcctcatctcctcctTCAACCCCCTCATCTCCTCTTTAAACTCCTCTTTGAGGAGTTTAAAGCAGAGACATGAGCCTGCATCAGGCCATTGATCATGTCTCTCATAATTTCTAAGCTTGTTGGCAAgagaacccactgtctcttggtggttatcagcattgatcattgcaatgaaggtggtatattgagatggccccagggttgccagattccacagcatctgccctgtgcacctgaccttgtcagggtcattgtcatgctgtccatccctcccaaagagtacctctaatactgccacttctctcagctaCTGTATCCTTTCCTCAAGGATCTTCCAGTACATTCTACAGTGGTGCTCCTCCATTCTCTCTCTGTGCACAAACCTCTATCttacactcattaaaagccatTCCTAGAGtgaaaggaggccttgctcccttacaaATACCTGAACCACACCTGAGTCCTGGGCCAAGGATtccaaattcctggcctcagttccatccagttgcacacctgttcccgtaaggtcccagacccggagtaaccaagttgtaaaaggctcacggcctcgccgtgcaatgtctttacgcaggttacggagactgtcgtatgagagggactcggTGACCATCTCAACCTCTGGCTCCCCTGCTGGTTGTGAGGGCTCTCCTTTCTTGTCCTTATTAACTGGGTGCTTTCATTTCATCTTAGACTTCTTTGTTTCCACAAGGGGTGACTACTGCTGGCTGTGACTGCCTCTGTGGTTCAATTTGAACCTGGATAGATGTAACATCTGTGTGTTCCACTGCTGCACCATCAGATtctccctctttagggcagggggagggtttctcaccagctggggAAGTATATTCCTTCAGCACCTGGTGTATCTTGTCTTCTACTACCCCCACCCAATCTGGGTGGTTTATTTttgagctgggctctggggcaTTGTCAGGTTTTGGGA
Above is a window of Oenanthe melanoleuca isolate GR-GAL-2019-014 chromosome Z, OMel1.0, whole genome shotgun sequence DNA encoding:
- the LOC130265173 gene encoding uncharacterized protein LOC130265173; this encodes MENLPAAEFAQAGPMSVSASLRRDADVGTGHQQPQAGLASVHIECHQSPLWHGPVLKEVRMSFKRRPSEEPNRSFGAHGSGQQQDGLENREPQSRGQGSSLRRSRALTDTPGQDSKRSSPAPKEGLSCPTDERRGASGRPEGSEVKECPLDEEDEGEDGRATATPAAEEERCLVGEEAAGGPDPGQAFTYSIPFSTFLDILAEGSQMLRRKALNVLEKALIAAQGKEEQKRQDPTGSKEPVLAESAQSIRAEGLDMEHPVKQGRGQQLAEAESVLELCRKEAAEARTPAGPPFRSPSPTVVNALAQERRTSVFNSDPRALPSSFSAMHRRGEWEQQEYLAHSMDSPLAVRARAAEAVSLAHGPHSPTASGLALLDTALDMRDELLSKAKIMIKGSEVQSEEQGDLEQGTGRGMRVIAPGDGTERPEHTVHSGTADVPLFLEHNDYIQTEVDKKAVLTVQKSLQHPEEEQDQKLSTEESTRAEGPADYAQNLSAPAVIHTLARVKWLKLVARALGVWGILRALRLAAAATANAGKEEKEGKEFIADVSYVLNVVEHTRTVQDKAAFGMHASSQQIREQPVMKHNGDVSLAVTPTADGAKRQAHENHSCRADALVLLDYNDYIWTEVVKKAVLVVQKPFEYPKEQQEQELSAEGSRMAERPLDCAQSLPAPMVINSLARQRWLRLVWRSLRALRLSSKRTSSTEEKKELRADGADVLDTAKCIGRDVQEHAPSQQTVEQQGMKDKANVSSAVTPPAAGADRQTHKTHGPRADTPVFLHYNDCIRTEVVKKALIMVQKPFEYPEEEQDQEPSTEESVGAEGPADYEQSLPEVINTPAQLRSLRRVSHAQEVWRVLRALHLGTTVTSDKGKEKKEKQLMPRMCQT